A stretch of the Zeugodacus cucurbitae isolate PBARC_wt_2022May chromosome 6, idZeuCucr1.2, whole genome shotgun sequence genome encodes the following:
- the LOC105212157 gene encoding protein lifeguard 1 isoform X1 — protein MSWQAGSTYQDPNQQYFGGYPPQGGYAPQGGYPPQGGYPPQGGGYPPAGGYPPAGGYPPGGYAPQPGFVVPPPPGSGYGAYDDPEGQPKNFSFDDMSIRKGFIRKVYIILMGQLVVTFGFVALFVFHKGTQEFARNNPALFWVALAVLLVTMICMACCESVRRQTPMNFIFLGLFTLAESFLMGVSASRYAPQEVLLAVGITALVCLALTLFATQTKYDFTMMGGVLVVAMVIFLVFGIAAIFIKGKIITLIYASIGALLFSIYLIYDTQLMMGGEHKYSISPEEYIFAALNLYLDIVNIFMYILTIIGASRD, from the exons ATGTCGTGGCAGGCTGGCTCAACGTATCAAg ATCCTAACCAGCAATACTTTGGCGGTTATCCTCCTCAAGGTGGCTATGCACCGCAAGGCGGCTATCCACCGCAAGGGGGTTATCCACCACAAGGAGGCGGTTACCCACCCGCAGGGGGTTATCCACCAGCAGGAGGCTACCCACCTGGTGGATACGCACCACAACCCGGCTTTGTCGTTCCACCTCCACCGGGCAGCGGCTATGGAGCATACGACGATCCTGAAGGTCAACCAAAGAATTTCTCTTTTGACGACATGAGCATACGTAAAGGATTTATTCGTAAAGTCTACATAATACTTATG GGTCAATTGGTTGTAACCTTTGGCTTTGTGGCACTGTTTGTATTCCATAAAGGCACCCAAGAATTTGCAAGAAACAATCCAGCTCTCTTCTGGGTAGCTTTGGCCGTTTTGCTTGTAACAATGATTTGCATGGCCTGCTGTGAGAGTGTACGTCGTCAAACACCTATGAATTTCATTTTCCTCGGTTTATTCACACTAGCAGAATCGTTCTTAATGGGAGTATCCGCCAGCCGCTATGCACCACAAGAA GTACTTCTAGCTGTTGGAATTACAGCCTTGGTATGTCTGGCCCTTACACTATTTGCCACTCAAACCAAATATGATTTCACCATGATGGGAGGTGTATTAGTTGTGGCAATGGTTATTTTCCTTGTATTCGGTATTGCGGCCATATTCATCAAAGGAAAAATTATAACACTAATTTACGCATCCATCGGCGCTCTACTCTTCTCTATTTACCTCATTTATGACACACAACTCATGATGGGCGGCGAGCATAAGTACTCGATTAGTCCTGAGGAATATATTTTTGCTGCGCTTAATCTTTATCTGGACATTGTAAATATCTTCATGTACATTTTGACAATAATAGGCGCATCCAGAGAC
- the LOC105212157 gene encoding protein lifeguard 1 isoform X2: MGDPNQQYFGGYPPQGGYAPQGGYPPQGGYPPQGGGYPPAGGYPPAGGYPPGGYAPQPGFVVPPPPGSGYGAYDDPEGQPKNFSFDDMSIRKGFIRKVYIILMGQLVVTFGFVALFVFHKGTQEFARNNPALFWVALAVLLVTMICMACCESVRRQTPMNFIFLGLFTLAESFLMGVSASRYAPQEVLLAVGITALVCLALTLFATQTKYDFTMMGGVLVVAMVIFLVFGIAAIFIKGKIITLIYASIGALLFSIYLIYDTQLMMGGEHKYSISPEEYIFAALNLYLDIVNIFMYILTIIGASRD; encoded by the exons ATGGGAG ATCCTAACCAGCAATACTTTGGCGGTTATCCTCCTCAAGGTGGCTATGCACCGCAAGGCGGCTATCCACCGCAAGGGGGTTATCCACCACAAGGAGGCGGTTACCCACCCGCAGGGGGTTATCCACCAGCAGGAGGCTACCCACCTGGTGGATACGCACCACAACCCGGCTTTGTCGTTCCACCTCCACCGGGCAGCGGCTATGGAGCATACGACGATCCTGAAGGTCAACCAAAGAATTTCTCTTTTGACGACATGAGCATACGTAAAGGATTTATTCGTAAAGTCTACATAATACTTATG GGTCAATTGGTTGTAACCTTTGGCTTTGTGGCACTGTTTGTATTCCATAAAGGCACCCAAGAATTTGCAAGAAACAATCCAGCTCTCTTCTGGGTAGCTTTGGCCGTTTTGCTTGTAACAATGATTTGCATGGCCTGCTGTGAGAGTGTACGTCGTCAAACACCTATGAATTTCATTTTCCTCGGTTTATTCACACTAGCAGAATCGTTCTTAATGGGAGTATCCGCCAGCCGCTATGCACCACAAGAA GTACTTCTAGCTGTTGGAATTACAGCCTTGGTATGTCTGGCCCTTACACTATTTGCCACTCAAACCAAATATGATTTCACCATGATGGGAGGTGTATTAGTTGTGGCAATGGTTATTTTCCTTGTATTCGGTATTGCGGCCATATTCATCAAAGGAAAAATTATAACACTAATTTACGCATCCATCGGCGCTCTACTCTTCTCTATTTACCTCATTTATGACACACAACTCATGATGGGCGGCGAGCATAAGTACTCGATTAGTCCTGAGGAATATATTTTTGCTGCGCTTAATCTTTATCTGGACATTGTAAATATCTTCATGTACATTTTGACAATAATAGGCGCATCCAGAGAC